A window of the Mesotoga prima MesG1.Ag.4.2 genome harbors these coding sequences:
- a CDS encoding DUF1175 domain-containing protein encodes MRMNIAYLFLVILTTVVLSATFLNFKDDYSNIRVQTSDVRRGESFSISVPKSTYERSTLSYVRGATLESFYSDSDLVTYSFCADDKNAVIVVDFKGLFRASKTISLEFNDFVDSNSDGFPDKLVLDYEDAENFRAWFVNIAAYQVIEFSNNWKSEERDCSGLIRFAAREALKTHDEGWFSETAVDYDLWREKTGIDLRKIPDVREYNYPDIPILRNRIFISNDGAFTYFADAYNLVRSSMVFKGRDLGAARPGDIIFFHHPSPSTFHSMIFTGDGLIYHTGPLSETDSGVLKLWSMDDYVRTMPYQWQPIYTNENYLGVYAFKFLPQK; translated from the coding sequence ATGAGAATGAACATTGCTTATCTTTTCCTGGTAATCTTGACTACTGTTGTTCTATCTGCAACCTTTCTGAACTTCAAAGACGACTACTCGAACATAAGAGTGCAGACGTCAGATGTAAGAAGGGGTGAGTCTTTTTCCATTTCAGTCCCCAAATCCACCTATGAAAGATCTACTCTTTCATATGTAAGGGGTGCAACACTAGAAAGTTTCTACAGCGATTCTGATCTCGTGACATATTCTTTCTGCGCTGATGACAAGAATGCGGTCATTGTTGTTGATTTCAAGGGCCTGTTCAGAGCCAGCAAGACTATTTCTTTAGAGTTCAATGATTTCGTTGACAGTAATTCCGACGGTTTCCCTGATAAACTGGTGCTTGACTATGAAGATGCCGAGAACTTCAGAGCATGGTTTGTGAACATTGCTGCCTACCAGGTTATTGAGTTCTCAAATAACTGGAAATCCGAAGAAAGAGATTGTAGCGGGCTGATCAGATTCGCCGCCAGAGAAGCTCTTAAGACGCACGACGAAGGGTGGTTTTCCGAAACAGCAGTAGACTATGATCTGTGGCGTGAGAAGACTGGAATTGATCTGCGAAAGATTCCGGACGTTAGAGAGTATAACTACCCAGATATCCCGATACTGAGAAATAGAATCTTCATAAGCAACGACGGAGCCTTCACTTACTTTGCCGATGCTTACAACCTGGTTCGTAGTAGTATGGTATTTAAGGGTAGGGATCTGGGAGCAGCAAGACCTGGCGACATAATTTTCTTCCATCATCCTTCGCCGTCAACCTTTCATTCAATGATCTTCACCGGTGATGGCCTCATATACCATACTGGACCCCTTTCCGAAACCGATTCCGGTGTCTTGAAACTCTGGAGTATGGATGATTACGTAAGAACTATGCCTTACCAATGGCAACCAATATATACTAACGAAAACTATCTAGGGGTATACGCTTTCAAGTTTCTGCCCCAGAAGTGA
- a CDS encoding MG2 domain-containing protein: MRKVCVLLLILLLAGLTAIAFEIQRYGYDLSSSFVEFYSLDYLPSVYTDDKDSFIDIKIYDLDEEDLTGAITIGDVRVSGDPLYASRQTVKEKQRIYLPREELMGLRLIVVSSQSGTAKLMTSFRMVGAQLLAHEDGAMLRLWKKDDGSFLDHFSLYRLSDGELLGQSEEGVFVFDYLPKTEEAILVQSSEGSILWRPGEYDYYFSSRHISLTFTDRPAYKAGEVVNFRSFIREVTPSGYKIPEIDFVEIEIVDPLNRGVYAQTLEPDDLGSVVGSFRTYSEITRGSYRIIVRWGENEDYYYFQIADYKKPTFFTLAEPTTSAFRKGEPVTIDVSSEYYFGDPVSLGKVDYTIYKGTQYIDNGSARLDGSGKTVIGYTGELESGAYYAIVTVSDDTGMQSRSVVDFKIVQGSFDFLVDYRFTENEALVRIETRLNDDTPVSKEFEIKAWYEESVILMDKGEHVEKNLKINVFKGELSTDSGGKADVSIDLRQVPPDTVVYFEINGSPSGEPEIVNTYSVYTGGYYDYYGSILIDSVKSAEPGSSAEVVFYTPSPMDLWIISDFSGEFSQFPFSSTEGKNTVYIEVPEGYAYDNFMLFIVGYRDYQIIQSSLIEVQTSSRELSIETLTQERYSPGDTVNMKIQVTDSEGKPAEVGLTVSVVSQAMLSIFEGDYDQWKGSLGSPFNRGFNTISINDLYYSAYPSIAKLGDLLESQPPAAESKVTGGAPLGMGDLGGDEKSLTSDVRARKLFSDSAFWSTGTFTDENGQAELSFVVPEDLDTWTVRTLSSSANGDFSYSKSSFETWKPMTVSSFLPEFLIAGDTVNLVFSVKNNLDSTLPVITGFYLGEEVIEEKGSSIKAFESRSFSYEVNVQDLLSSEKDQKLKVKFVVKGSHGSDGVEYEIPIKPRFSYSRFGSLDFLEGNKTLEFSENSAGTITISSTIDPILLEAVRYLVDYPYGCVEQTMSRLLPALAASQLLEEADTAFINKVSRVVSEGLERLYGYQHYDGGWGWWKDDNSTPFMTAYVMLGLYLATENGYVINKDVVSMGYSEMKTLYKEDPDPFLQYVIVLFSRKLRDPVGSVVDFKGDVPSIILTSLAYEALNMDDKAEDLIEEAMEYVDLDADDVISGTSFDYFFDDIVTLSLLLKASVDLEMPSEDIFEISKRLLKMGNGSYWYRTSSTALAILSLSSVSSSLSENAQVEVSLIGGEVLYSGGLSESITIPFCEENIIVKSSEMVAVSVNGEKAVAAEEIEPENSGLIVKRVLRRKLAVPMDDTHVLTTPQIDSPYVVSSIKTLSPDEVGSLEINVSKTVENMQISIKDGELFLGEYGLGLKVYEGDVLGISNGEIIIRAFEESYYDEPTVEIYSVRLGTPGSLTAGETIVSEVHIKIPEDVPYVVVEDMLPATGISVEENLEADVLGYTKFYYFDYYWWGYTFKDARYDRIAFFFREGGEFVTKNSWRILTSGEFIIPPVQAWAMYDSNYRANTESIVLVIE; the protein is encoded by the coding sequence ATGAGAAAGGTATGTGTGCTTCTTCTAATTCTTCTTTTAGCAGGGTTAACAGCGATTGCGTTTGAGATTCAGCGATATGGATACGATCTGAGCTCCTCTTTCGTGGAGTTCTATTCGCTTGATTATCTTCCAAGTGTCTACACCGATGACAAGGATTCTTTCATCGACATCAAGATCTACGATCTAGACGAGGAAGACCTTACTGGAGCGATAACAATTGGTGATGTAAGAGTTTCCGGAGATCCTCTATACGCTTCTAGGCAGACAGTTAAGGAGAAACAGAGAATCTACTTACCAAGAGAAGAACTCATGGGTCTAAGATTAATAGTTGTTTCGTCGCAGTCCGGTACCGCAAAGCTAATGACGAGTTTTCGCATGGTTGGAGCCCAGTTGCTCGCTCATGAAGACGGAGCGATGTTGAGGCTCTGGAAGAAAGATGATGGGAGCTTCCTGGATCACTTCTCGCTTTACAGACTCAGTGATGGGGAGCTGCTGGGGCAATCTGAAGAGGGAGTTTTCGTCTTCGATTACCTTCCTAAAACCGAAGAGGCAATACTTGTTCAGTCTTCCGAGGGATCGATTCTATGGAGGCCAGGGGAGTATGATTACTATTTCTCTTCCAGGCACATTTCTTTGACGTTTACAGACAGACCGGCTTACAAAGCTGGAGAGGTAGTTAACTTCAGATCCTTCATCAGAGAAGTGACTCCATCGGGTTATAAGATACCGGAAATAGATTTTGTCGAAATCGAGATAGTCGATCCTTTAAACAGAGGAGTTTACGCTCAAACTCTGGAGCCAGACGATCTGGGATCAGTTGTCGGTAGTTTCCGAACATACTCCGAAATAACCAGAGGATCTTACAGAATAATCGTTCGATGGGGTGAAAACGAGGATTACTACTACTTCCAGATTGCAGATTATAAGAAGCCTACTTTCTTTACACTGGCAGAACCCACAACCAGTGCCTTCAGAAAAGGAGAGCCTGTCACAATTGATGTCTCGTCGGAATACTACTTTGGAGATCCGGTCTCTCTTGGAAAGGTAGACTACACGATCTACAAAGGCACTCAATACATTGACAATGGCTCTGCAAGACTGGACGGTTCGGGAAAGACCGTAATAGGATACACTGGGGAGCTTGAAAGCGGAGCCTACTACGCGATAGTGACTGTGTCAGATGACACAGGTATGCAGTCACGGAGTGTGGTCGATTTCAAAATTGTACAGGGAAGTTTCGATTTCCTAGTGGATTATAGATTCACCGAAAACGAGGCTCTTGTAAGAATCGAAACCAGGTTGAATGACGATACTCCTGTCTCTAAGGAATTCGAGATAAAGGCCTGGTACGAGGAATCAGTAATTCTAATGGATAAAGGCGAACACGTTGAAAAGAATCTAAAAATAAACGTCTTCAAGGGTGAACTCTCAACCGATAGCGGCGGAAAGGCAGATGTATCGATTGATCTTAGGCAAGTTCCTCCAGATACGGTAGTGTACTTTGAGATAAATGGTTCGCCTTCAGGGGAACCTGAAATCGTAAATACCTACTCAGTTTACACCGGAGGTTACTATGACTATTATGGGTCGATATTAATCGATTCGGTGAAATCTGCGGAGCCAGGGTCTAGTGCAGAAGTGGTCTTCTACACACCGTCACCGATGGATCTGTGGATCATTTCTGATTTTTCCGGAGAATTCAGTCAATTCCCATTCAGTTCGACTGAAGGGAAAAACACGGTCTATATAGAAGTACCGGAAGGGTATGCCTACGATAATTTCATGTTATTCATCGTCGGATACAGGGATTATCAGATTATCCAATCAAGCCTGATCGAAGTCCAAACGTCTTCAAGAGAGCTATCAATAGAGACTCTCACTCAGGAAAGGTACAGTCCTGGTGATACAGTGAATATGAAAATCCAGGTTACCGATTCCGAAGGCAAACCAGCCGAAGTTGGGCTTACCGTTTCCGTTGTATCCCAGGCAATGCTATCCATATTTGAAGGGGACTACGATCAGTGGAAGGGATCGTTAGGCAGTCCTTTCAACAGAGGGTTTAACACAATCAGCATCAATGATCTCTACTATTCCGCCTACCCATCTATCGCAAAACTCGGAGATTTGCTTGAATCACAACCGCCGGCCGCAGAGTCCAAAGTTACGGGAGGTGCTCCGCTCGGCATGGGCGATCTAGGTGGAGATGAGAAGAGCCTTACCTCTGATGTAAGGGCAAGAAAGCTATTCAGTGATAGCGCCTTCTGGTCTACCGGAACTTTCACAGATGAGAACGGTCAGGCTGAACTGTCTTTTGTAGTGCCTGAAGATCTAGATACCTGGACAGTAAGGACTTTATCTTCCAGTGCGAACGGTGATTTTAGCTACAGTAAATCGAGTTTCGAGACATGGAAACCAATGACCGTCAGCAGTTTTCTTCCAGAGTTTCTTATTGCTGGAGACACCGTTAACCTTGTCTTCTCTGTTAAGAATAACCTTGATTCGACCCTACCTGTAATCACCGGCTTCTATCTCGGCGAAGAAGTAATAGAGGAAAAGGGTTCTTCAATAAAAGCATTTGAGAGCCGTTCATTCAGCTACGAGGTCAATGTACAGGATCTCTTGTCCTCTGAGAAAGATCAGAAGCTCAAAGTGAAGTTTGTCGTCAAGGGAAGCCACGGCTCAGACGGAGTCGAATACGAGATTCCCATAAAGCCCAGGTTTTCTTACTCTCGATTCGGTTCCCTTGATTTCCTTGAAGGAAACAAGACTCTCGAATTCTCAGAAAACTCTGCAGGAACGATTACGATTTCTTCCACAATTGATCCTATTCTTCTGGAGGCGGTCAGGTATTTGGTAGATTACCCTTACGGGTGTGTTGAGCAAACGATGAGCAGACTGCTTCCCGCACTAGCAGCTTCTCAGCTACTGGAAGAAGCGGATACTGCTTTTATCAACAAGGTCTCAAGAGTGGTAAGTGAAGGACTTGAGAGGTTATATGGGTACCAGCATTACGATGGAGGCTGGGGCTGGTGGAAGGACGATAACTCCACGCCATTCATGACCGCGTATGTGATGTTGGGTTTGTATCTCGCTACAGAGAACGGTTATGTTATCAATAAAGATGTGGTATCTATGGGCTATTCTGAGATGAAAACTCTCTACAAAGAGGATCCAGATCCCTTCCTTCAATACGTGATAGTTCTCTTCAGCAGAAAGCTGAGGGATCCCGTAGGTTCTGTCGTCGATTTCAAAGGTGACGTTCCTTCCATAATTCTGACTTCGCTGGCCTACGAAGCGTTGAACATGGACGACAAGGCTGAAGATCTAATTGAAGAAGCGATGGAATACGTAGATCTGGATGCAGACGACGTGATTTCCGGGACCAGTTTTGATTATTTCTTCGACGATATAGTTACTTTGTCTCTGCTTCTGAAGGCTTCGGTAGATCTGGAGATGCCTTCGGAGGACATCTTTGAGATTTCGAAGAGACTTCTGAAGATGGGTAACGGAAGCTACTGGTATAGAACATCGTCAACGGCGCTGGCAATTCTGTCCCTGTCTTCCGTGAGTAGCTCGCTTTCGGAAAACGCCCAAGTGGAAGTTTCATTGATCGGCGGAGAAGTTCTTTACAGCGGTGGGCTTTCTGAATCAATTACAATCCCATTTTGCGAAGAGAACATAATTGTCAAAAGCTCAGAAATGGTAGCTGTCTCAGTAAATGGTGAGAAAGCAGTGGCAGCTGAGGAGATAGAACCCGAAAACTCGGGTTTGATCGTCAAAAGAGTTCTGAGAAGGAAGCTCGCCGTTCCCATGGATGACACTCATGTCCTTACAACACCGCAGATTGATTCACCATACGTTGTTTCGTCCATTAAGACCCTATCACCGGATGAAGTTGGTTCTCTCGAGATAAATGTATCGAAGACGGTTGAAAACATGCAGATTTCAATCAAAGACGGAGAGCTGTTTCTTGGAGAATACGGATTGGGTCTTAAGGTGTATGAAGGCGATGTTCTGGGAATCAGCAACGGCGAGATAATTATCAGAGCCTTTGAAGAGAGCTACTATGATGAACCGACAGTCGAGATCTACTCAGTTAGACTCGGTACCCCAGGTTCTCTTACCGCTGGTGAAACAATAGTCTCTGAGGTTCACATTAAGATTCCGGAAGACGTTCCTTACGTGGTTGTCGAAGATATGCTGCCGGCAACCGGAATATCCGTTGAGGAGAATCTGGAAGCAGACGTGCTCGGGTACACGAAGTTCTATTACTTCGACTACTACTGGTGGGGCTACACATTCAAAGACGCAAGATACGACCGAATTGCCTTCTTCTTTAGGGAAGGAGGAGAGTTTGTTACCAAAAACAGCTGGAGGATACTCACCAGTGGTGAATTCATAATTCCACCGGTTCAGGCATGGGCAATGTACGATTCGAATTACCGGGCAAATACCGAATCTATAGTGCTGGTTATCGAATGA
- a CDS encoding M3 family oligoendopeptidase: MSKLNEREIIEWDLTRLYASLDDETIFEDIKTVLREKDELVRDYRGRISGENISARELRGLLEKSESLLNRAGKLSMFAYLNHSVLTADSATQKLVRKMDDLEAALESGLMFIKLELARVSDDFFSELNECDELKNYRHYFDLVRALRDHQLSEPEEDIIVRKDITGKMAMLNLFDEFTSTFEYRIFIDGEEKVLTESEVENLRSHGDEGIRKKAFESLFRKTEENSVILTNIYNSLAKDWDLDASKRHFSSPISMRNIENEVSDESVQNLIDATTQGYSIVQDYYRLKARVMNKEILLHSDIYAPLADSRDIFSWQEAKNMILEVMGNFDSQSGRIISGFFDGEYIHGSIIPGKRSGAFCYYASPEVHPYVLVNFGGKTSDVLTLAHELGHGLHGVLSSKQTHLNYETPLTMAETASIFSEMLMTDFLLDNISGKAEKLSLISKRMEEILASTARQNMFTRFEMAAHSIISREFLSFKELSDLYFEELKLMFADTIVFFPESKFEWARIPHIFHTPFYCYAYNFAQLLVISLYRMYLEDGDVFKRRYIRLLESGSSDSPEILLKSVGIDISEPYFWENGLHFIQENFLERLRDIIDS, translated from the coding sequence ATGAGCAAGTTGAATGAACGGGAGATAATAGAATGGGATCTGACAAGGCTTTACGCTTCGCTTGATGACGAGACTATTTTTGAAGACATCAAGACCGTCCTAAGAGAAAAGGATGAACTCGTCAGAGATTACAGGGGAAGGATCTCAGGTGAAAATATTAGTGCTCGTGAACTGAGGGGGTTGCTTGAAAAATCGGAGTCTCTTCTGAATCGTGCCGGCAAGCTGTCGATGTTCGCTTATCTAAATCATTCTGTTTTAACAGCAGATTCAGCGACTCAAAAACTAGTTCGTAAAATGGACGATCTAGAGGCGGCGCTTGAAAGTGGACTGATGTTTATTAAGCTTGAACTGGCGCGAGTTTCAGACGACTTCTTTTCAGAGTTGAATGAATGTGATGAGTTGAAGAACTACAGACATTACTTCGATCTTGTTCGAGCGTTGAGAGACCATCAGTTATCGGAACCCGAGGAAGACATAATAGTAAGGAAAGACATTACGGGGAAAATGGCTATGCTGAATCTCTTTGACGAGTTTACCTCGACTTTCGAATACAGAATCTTTATTGATGGAGAAGAGAAGGTCCTTACCGAAAGCGAAGTCGAGAATCTAAGAAGCCATGGAGATGAAGGGATAAGGAAAAAGGCATTTGAAAGCCTCTTCAGAAAAACAGAGGAAAATAGTGTTATTTTGACGAACATCTACAACTCCCTCGCCAAGGACTGGGATCTTGACGCAAGCAAAAGGCACTTCTCCTCTCCAATTTCAATGAGGAACATTGAAAACGAGGTTTCAGATGAATCCGTTCAGAATCTTATAGACGCGACTACGCAAGGTTATTCTATCGTGCAGGATTACTACCGTTTGAAGGCCCGTGTCATGAACAAGGAAATCCTTCTTCACAGCGACATCTACGCACCGCTCGCAGATTCGAGAGATATATTCAGCTGGCAGGAAGCGAAAAATATGATACTTGAAGTAATGGGGAATTTTGATTCCCAAAGTGGACGAATTATTTCCGGTTTTTTCGATGGTGAATATATTCATGGATCGATAATTCCTGGAAAACGTAGTGGCGCATTTTGTTATTACGCCTCACCTGAAGTCCACCCCTATGTCCTTGTGAATTTTGGTGGGAAAACTAGCGATGTTTTGACGTTGGCACATGAGCTGGGTCACGGCTTGCATGGCGTGCTTTCTTCAAAACAGACTCATCTTAACTACGAGACGCCTCTCACCATGGCTGAAACCGCTTCGATTTTTTCGGAGATGCTTATGACTGATTTTCTTCTGGACAATATTAGTGGAAAGGCGGAAAAACTTTCGCTTATCTCAAAAAGAATGGAAGAGATACTGGCCTCGACGGCGAGACAAAATATGTTCACAAGATTTGAGATGGCTGCCCACAGTATTATCTCTAGGGAGTTTCTTTCGTTCAAAGAGCTGTCTGATCTGTACTTTGAAGAACTAAAGCTGATGTTTGCAGACACTATAGTATTTTTTCCTGAAAGTAAATTCGAATGGGCTCGCATACCACATATCTTTCACACGCCTTTTTATTGTTATGCCTACAACTTCGCTCAGTTGCTGGTTATCTCACTTTACAGGATGTACCTTGAGGACGGGGATGTGTTCAAGCGAAGGTATATACGACTGCTGGAGAGCGGTAGTTCAGACTCACCGGAGATTCTGCTGAAATCAGTTGGAATAGATATTTCCGAGCCTTACTTTTGGGAAAATGGACTTCACTTCATCCAGGAGAATTTTCTGGAAAGATTGCGGGACATAATCGATTCCTGA
- a CDS encoding MATE family efflux transporter: MARDLTQGNILKNLLVMSVPTMIGFSAQMVYDIVDIFWIGRISGEAIAGVTIFTTLFWIVDILNSIIGQSSVSLISQSFGKKDLEGTNRAIEQTITFKFIVALISALLVAAFLKPSLGFFSNDPTVITAALDYGYIRLFFLPMMFSSYSVNTALRCIGDAKSPMYIMMMASALNVVLDPILMFSHIPGTSIPGFGLGVFGAAVATVIAQTASFLLGFFILFSGKEGVKPKLSRLFRLDRHIDRKLLTIGLPTGLEGFFRNLAAVVVLKFVALYGTTAVAAVGVTGRLFGLAFMPLVGLNMGGSAMVGQNLGADDVGRARATAKTAGLIGFFIMFFFALIAFFGGEIVIGIFNDDPEIISYGASFLKYGSLGISVLAYGFGLSSVFGGSGYNFPFVVGSVVSRWLIQVPMLIVFVAFMKASIVWVWLSYVFSDIAEATVMIFYYLRGKWETRRVS, translated from the coding sequence ATGGCAAGAGATCTTACTCAGGGCAACATTCTGAAAAATCTTCTCGTGATGTCTGTTCCTACAATGATTGGATTCAGTGCACAAATGGTCTACGACATAGTGGATATTTTCTGGATAGGTCGAATCTCCGGTGAAGCCATTGCGGGAGTCACCATCTTCACCACTCTCTTCTGGATTGTAGACATTCTTAATTCAATTATCGGTCAGAGCTCTGTTTCGTTGATTTCACAGAGCTTTGGAAAGAAGGATTTAGAAGGGACGAACAGGGCGATAGAACAGACCATTACTTTCAAGTTCATAGTTGCGTTGATTTCCGCACTGTTAGTTGCTGCATTTCTAAAACCTTCTCTAGGTTTTTTCAGCAACGATCCGACAGTAATAACAGCAGCTCTAGATTACGGTTATATCCGGTTGTTCTTCCTGCCGATGATGTTCTCATCTTACTCCGTTAATACGGCTTTAAGATGCATAGGCGACGCGAAGAGTCCGATGTACATAATGATGATGGCTAGCGCCCTCAATGTGGTACTCGATCCGATTCTGATGTTTAGTCACATTCCCGGAACGTCGATTCCGGGTTTTGGACTAGGGGTCTTCGGCGCAGCGGTAGCAACCGTCATAGCACAGACCGCATCGTTTCTACTTGGCTTTTTTATTCTTTTCTCGGGCAAAGAGGGAGTCAAACCGAAGCTATCGAGGCTTTTCCGCCTCGATAGGCACATTGACAGGAAGCTTCTAACTATTGGGCTTCCAACGGGACTGGAGGGTTTCTTCAGAAATCTTGCCGCCGTTGTGGTTCTGAAATTCGTGGCACTATACGGCACAACTGCCGTTGCTGCTGTAGGAGTAACGGGAAGATTGTTCGGACTTGCATTCATGCCTCTTGTAGGACTTAACATGGGGGGTTCTGCGATGGTCGGGCAGAATTTAGGAGCAGATGATGTTGGCAGAGCGAGAGCGACTGCAAAAACGGCGGGATTAATTGGATTCTTCATTATGTTCTTCTTCGCTCTGATTGCGTTCTTTGGTGGAGAGATAGTTATTGGAATCTTCAATGATGATCCAGAGATCATTTCATATGGCGCGAGCTTTTTGAAATACGGTTCTCTTGGAATTTCAGTCCTGGCCTATGGCTTCGGTCTCTCCTCAGTTTTCGGGGGATCGGGTTACAACTTTCCATTCGTAGTGGGCAGCGTTGTCTCCAGATGGCTGATTCAGGTTCCTATGCTGATAGTTTTCGTAGCGTTCATGAAAGCTAGCATAGTCTGGGTCTGGCTTTCATATGTTTTTTCCGATATCGCAGAGGCAACTGTAATGATTTTTTACTATCTGAGGGGAAAATGGGAAACAAGGAGAGTCTCCTAG
- the dnaX gene encoding DNA polymerase III subunit gamma/tau, which yields MSEVLYRKYRPRNFNELVGQDQVKEILGKAIEKNKLSHAYIFSGSRGTGKTTSARILAKMLNCLSEGSEKPCGVCDSCKAIDSSSHMDVVELDAASYRGIDEIRKIRDAVSYRPVMGKFKVYIIDEFHMLTREAFNALLKTLEEPPDRVVFILATTNLEKVPETILSRCQIFYFKPLREEDIVTYLERIARAEELQYDEKALRYISKAAHGGMRDAVNLMERVISYSGNVKEEAARTALGILPEEVIEEFLQAFSSGNPSSVLEISEKIQSGGFTHEVFLEQAIDAVKERLVERPSDDCFRLLSALWETNKELKYAEDKQTTFEVMVLLKGGFGKQNGEDTQKSEVSPIAVDENSEKPEKLEVSVTEESEEISLFIEHLRMKDYILWWTLISLAEIRKGNRIEDLIIEPDSEFSSELLKERMESINKIAEDIIGKRFVLSDKAAGQEALESLDRDSREYFESVITGLGLKSDIENGRIKLELEEE from the coding sequence ATGTCTGAAGTTTTGTATAGGAAATATAGGCCAAGAAATTTCAATGAGTTAGTCGGTCAGGATCAGGTAAAAGAGATCCTGGGAAAGGCGATAGAGAAGAACAAGCTTTCCCACGCATATATATTCTCAGGCTCAAGAGGTACTGGAAAGACGACTAGCGCTCGTATTCTTGCGAAGATGCTCAACTGTCTTTCGGAAGGATCGGAAAAACCTTGTGGAGTTTGCGATTCTTGCAAAGCAATCGACTCCTCTTCGCATATGGATGTTGTAGAGCTCGATGCCGCCTCTTATAGAGGCATAGATGAGATACGAAAGATCCGAGATGCGGTTTCTTACAGACCGGTAATGGGGAAATTCAAAGTCTACATTATAGATGAATTTCACATGCTTACCAGAGAGGCTTTCAACGCTCTTCTCAAGACTCTTGAAGAACCGCCCGATAGGGTGGTTTTCATCCTGGCAACTACTAATCTCGAGAAAGTTCCTGAAACGATTCTTTCCCGCTGTCAAATCTTTTACTTCAAACCTTTGAGGGAAGAAGACATAGTAACTTATCTTGAAAGAATTGCGAGAGCCGAAGAGCTTCAATACGACGAAAAGGCTTTGAGATACATTTCCAAGGCGGCACACGGAGGAATGCGAGACGCTGTAAATCTTATGGAGAGGGTAATCTCATACTCTGGTAACGTTAAGGAAGAGGCAGCTAGAACCGCTCTGGGGATCCTGCCCGAAGAGGTAATAGAGGAATTTCTCCAGGCGTTTTCATCGGGAAACCCATCTTCAGTACTTGAAATTTCCGAAAAAATCCAGTCTGGAGGCTTCACGCACGAAGTATTTCTTGAACAGGCGATTGATGCGGTCAAGGAACGACTTGTTGAGCGACCGAGTGACGATTGTTTCAGGCTGCTTTCGGCTCTTTGGGAAACAAATAAAGAATTAAAGTATGCCGAAGACAAACAGACAACATTTGAAGTTATGGTCCTTCTTAAGGGCGGTTTCGGAAAACAGAACGGCGAAGACACGCAAAAATCCGAAGTATCTCCGATCGCTGTTGACGAAAATAGTGAGAAGCCTGAAAAGCTTGAGGTTTCAGTCACCGAAGAAAGTGAAGAGATCTCATTATTCATCGAACATCTTAGAATGAAGGATTATATATTGTGGTGGACTTTGATAAGTCTGGCGGAAATCAGGAAGGGGAATCGAATCGAGGACTTAATAATAGAACCAGATAGCGAATTCTCAAGTGAGCTTCTGAAGGAAAGAATGGAATCGATAAACAAAATCGCTGAAGATATTATCGGCAAACGATTCGTTCTCTCTGACAAAGCGGCTGGACAAGAGGCCCTTGAAAGCCTCGACAGAGATTCAAGAGAGTATTTTGAATCGGTAATTACAGGCCTGGGGCTTAAGAGTGATATAGAGAATGGAAGAATAAAGTTAGAGCTTGAGGAGGAATAA
- a CDS encoding YbaB/EbfC family nucleoid-associated protein, translating to MAKKFRGLGGRNYGGSRKGSNMGDLLKQAQKAQEEMENLEDSFKSIEVTASAGGGAINVVATCDYRIKFIEVEPEIREEDFEIVQDLIIAGINEALAEVTKRREEETAKITGEFNLPDNIL from the coding sequence ATGGCGAAGAAATTCAGGGGCCTCGGAGGACGAAACTACGGAGGTTCAAGGAAAGGTTCCAATATGGGCGACCTTCTTAAACAGGCGCAGAAGGCACAAGAAGAGATGGAAAATCTTGAAGATAGTTTCAAGTCGATTGAAGTTACCGCTTCTGCAGGTGGCGGTGCAATAAACGTAGTTGCAACGTGTGACTATCGCATCAAATTCATTGAGGTAGAGCCGGAAATAAGAGAAGAGGATTTCGAAATCGTTCAGGATTTGATAATCGCGGGGATAAACGAGGCGTTAGCTGAAGTAACAAAGAGGAGAGAAGAGGAAACAGCGAAAATAACAGGTGAGTTCAATCTACCGGACAACATACTTTAG